TTGTTTGCGTCTCCAGGCCCAAGATTGATCGGTGCTGGAAGGCGTGCAGATGCAGCTTCATtatcgtcgtcttcatcatccacaAAGGCGTAGCCATTCACGCGAGGAGTTTCACCACCTCCGATAATACTGGAGTCGGCGTCGTGTCGTCGCGGCCTGCCTGCAATCGCATCACGAACCGACGACATGGTTGGTGACGGGGGCCGCTGTGGCATATGCGGTTGCGGCATCCGCGTGTTCTCATAGCTGATCGACCTTGGCGCCATGCGAGACAGCTCCTCCGTGCTTTCAGCAACGGTTTTGACGCCATCTTCTAGGCCTTCTGGCTGGAACATTAGGCCATTCCGAGGGGCGACTTTCCAAGAATCTGGCTGCGCAAGTCGTTCATCGTTGTCTTTAATAGCCAACCGGTCTCTCTTGAACCCGTCATCGACAAGACTTCGCGTCTGTTCCAGTCTATCTGTGACCTCTTTCTGTTTGATCATCTGCTTAGAAGGAAGCTTGTTGCCGCGCCAAAGCCAGGCGTACTTatcagccttcttctggtTTTGCTTGTCGATCAACTTGTAGAAGCTTTCATTATCCTCGCTGGTGTAGGTGGCCTGGAATTTGGATAGGCTTAGATTAAAGTCCGGCCGCTGCTTGACTTGTGCAACGCTTGTTGCCACAGAGGCTGGCGTGTCGCCCACAAAGCTGGTAGGAGTCCTGCTGCCGTTTGTGGCATTGAGTGATGGCGCTGAGGTTGATTTTCGTCCAGGCGTCATGACGTGGCGAAGCCTCTGGCTGGCGCTTGATATCCAGGCAGCGTCTTTCGATTCCATGGCGTCCAGGTACTCCTGCTGGATCTGCGTCTCCAATAGGCCCGGGAAGAAGTCTCTTGCGATGATCTGAGAGAGCGCCTCGGTGTAAGTGTCCTCATCCAGCACCTTCCTGGGTCTTTTGATCTTCTTTGCgcgaggcggaggcggcatCAGATCTGTGTCGGTCCTCTTGCGCACCAGGGCGTTCGAGGACCCGGCCGCGGAATCCATCGCCGGCCGTGAAACGAGTAGAATCTGCGACTCTGTCTGCTGTTTTCTAGACGTGTCTGTGCCTTTAAaacttcctctctctttttcctttgatGTAATCAGTCGGGGGTCTCCTTGCTTTGATAATGCAAGAGTTGAAACCAGTCCAAAGCGAGTGGTCCAAATCACGGGCAGAGCCGCTTTGTACTAGGCCGTTGGAAGAAGTACTCCGGGCTGCTACCGGCGCAGTAGCAGGGCTCGATGTCACTCGCCCCACTCGCCACCACCTCTATGTACTTGAGGCTGCATTGTTGCATCTATCCGAGGCCAATGTCCAGACGCTGCCAAAGCCACAGCCTTAGCCTTAGGGCTGCCGCGCCTGGGAACACGCCGTTAGCAGGCGCTGGAGATATCCACAGGGCAcatggcagcggcaaaagCACAGGCTTGCAGGGGAGACGAGCCTATAAAACTAGCCTGCTTTTCTCCTCATCTGGACTCCATCTCTTCTAGCCCAATCCAGCGGTTTCGGCAATCCACTTCTGTTTTATCGGATTCTCTTTTAGGTGGTTTTGGGCACTATTGCGAAAAGTCCAACCCGTTCGTTTTGTCTCGGATCTTTCTCTACCTGAAGGCGCTGTGATTGACGTTGGCCGGCCGAAGAGAAGGAGCTGACTGGCATTTTATACACGACATCTGTCGCAAATTCCCCGACTCTCAGCCCTGCGAACCTCCCCCACCAAAGCCTAGCGCACGCGATATCATATAATCCCGGCATAATATATTTCTTGTCTCTCTGCGTGCTTCAGTCCCAGGCATCCCGCTTCACAATGTCGCAATCAGCCGTCGACCTCAAGAACCAGGGAAACAAGGCGTTCGCCGCTGGAGATTGGCCTACGGCGATCAGCTTCTATGACAAGGCCATCGAGGCAGACCCTACCGAGCCCACATTCTTTACCAACAGAGCCCAGGTGCGTGACAACCCATCTTGGCCCGCTCTCTGGAACTACATGGCTAACTGGCTGCGATCTTACCTTGTAGGCATATATCAAGACTGAAGCATACGGATATGCCATCGCCGACGCCACCAAGGCGATCGAGCTCAACCCGAAGCTGATCAAGGTACAAGCCCGCGAATACCACATGTGAAAAGAGCTGGGAGGCTAAGAACAATGGTCTTTCGACATCTAGGCATATTTCCGCCGAGGCCTCGCCCGTACTGCGATTTTAAAACCAAAGGACGCCATCGAGGACTTTAAAGAGTGCGTCCGGCTAGATCCCACCAACAAGGATGCGCGACTCAAGCTGGAGGAGTGCAAGAAGATTGTGCGCCAATtagccttcttcgccgccatTGAAATTGGAGATGAGCCCTCGGCTGCTGAAGGGCTTGATTTGGAGTCCATGGCCCTTGAGGAGGGCTACGACGGAGTGGCGCTAGGAAATGAGATGACACAAGAATTCATCGATGACATGATCGAGAGATTCAAGACCGGCAAGCTCCTTGCCAAGAAATACGTCTATCAGATCCTTATTGCCGTCAAGAAAATCGTATATGATGAGGCCACCATGGTGGAGACGGAAGTTCCCGAGGGCGTCGAACTCACCGTTTGTGGTGATACCCACGGTAGGCAAGATTTGGTCAGTTTTACTGTTTAGAGATGCTGACATTTGTCGAATTCAGGCCAGTACTTTGATCTTATGGAGCTGTTCCGACGAAACGGCCACCCGTCAGATAAGCATTGGTACTTGTTCAACGGCGACTTTGTCGACAGAGGATCATGGTCCACCGAAATTGCTCTATTACTCTACGCCTACAAGTGGCTGCGGCCCAAGAACTTCTTCTTGAACAGAGGAAACCACGAGACAGATGATATGAACAAGGTATACGGCTTTGAAGGCGAGTGCAAAGCCAAGTACAATGAGAGGTAAGCATCTCCCTGTCATGACTGAAtcctgagaagaaaaagtatgCTGACAATCTTGCGCACAGAATTTTCAGGTTATTTTCCGAAAGTTTCTCTGCATTGGCCCTGGCGACACTAATTGGATCCAAATATCTGGTTCTCCACGGTGGTCTGTTCTCTGATGACAAGGTCACATTAGATGACATTCGAAAGCTGAACCGACACTCGCAACGCCAACCCGGCCAAGCGggtttgatgatggagatgttgtGGACTGATCCTCAGGAGGAGCCTGGCCGGGGGCCCAGCAAGCGAGGAGTGGGCATGCAATTCGGACCAGACGTCACCAAGAGATTTTGCGAGAACAACGGCTTGGAAGCTGTTATTCGAAGTCACGAAGTGCGCATGGATGGCTACGAAGTACAACACGATGGCAAATGCATCACTGGTGCGTCATTTCCTTT
This portion of the Trichoderma atroviride chromosome 6, complete sequence genome encodes:
- a CDS encoding uncharacterized protein (BUSCO:EOG092D1EM9), which encodes MSQSAVDLKNQGNKAFAAGDWPTAISFYDKAIEADPTEPTFFTNRAQAYIKTEAYGYAIADATKAIELNPKLIKAYFRRGLARTAILKPKDAIEDFKECVRLDPTNKDARLKLEECKKIVRQLAFFAAIEIGDEPSAAEGLDLESMALEEGYDGVALGNEMTQEFIDDMIERFKTGKLLAKKYVYQILIAVKKIVYDEATMVETEVPEGVELTVCGDTHGQYFDLMELFRRNGHPSDKHWYLFNGDFVDRGSWSTEIALLLYAYKWLRPKNFFLNRGNHETDDMNKVYGFEGECKAKYNERIFRLFSESFSALALATLIGSKYLVLHGGLFSDDKVTLDDIRKLNRHSQRQPGQAGLMMEMLWTDPQEEPGRGPSKRGVGMQFGPDVTKRFCENNGLEAVIRSHEVRMDGYEVQHDGKCITVFSAPRYCDSTENRGAYINIGPDYKLRYEQFDAVPHPNIRPMAYAQNSLMSSLM
- a CDS encoding uncharacterized protein (BUSCO:EOG092D1EM9), with translation MSQSAVDLKNQGNKAFAAGDWPTAISFYDKAIEADPTEPTFFTNRAQAYIKTEAYGYAIADATKAIELNPKLIKAYFRRGLARTAILKPKDAIEDFKECVRLDPTNKDARLKLEECKKIVRQLAFFAAIEIGDEPSAAEGLDLESMALEEGYDGVALGNEMTQEFIDDMIERFKTGKLLAKKYVYQILIAVKKIVYDEATMVETEVPEGVELTVCGDTHGQYFDLMELFRRNGHPSDKHWYLFNGDFVDRGSWSTEIALLLYAYKWLRPKNFFLNRGNHETDDMNKVYGFEGECKAKYNERIFRLFSESFSALALATLIGSKYLVLHGGLFSDDKVTLDDIRKLNRHSQRQPGQAGLMMEMLWTDPQEEPGRGPSKRGVGMQFGPDVTKRFCENNGLEAVIRSHEVRMDGYEVQHDGKCITVFSAPRYCDSTENRGAYINIGPDYKLRYEQFDAVPHPNIRPMVSFPHPSLSLFPPSLSFLQLSQLSLT